The following coding sequences lie in one Miscanthus floridulus cultivar M001 chromosome 9, ASM1932011v1, whole genome shotgun sequence genomic window:
- the LOC136481807 gene encoding leucine-rich repeat receptor-like serine/threonine-protein kinase BAM1 has product MRPSPPLLLLALLHFALLSTNAAADGNGTGTGDLRGDAMALLALKTALGCRPGALRSWSAANAGSVCSWTGVRCGAAGRVVAVDIANMNVSSSGAAPVSVLLTGLGALESLSLAGNSIVGAVAIASPLPALRHVNVSGNQLSGALDLDGGWDFASLPALEVLDAYDNNFSSPLPLGVAVLPRLRYLDLGGNYFKGEIPSAYGAMPAVEYLSLNGNNLQGRIPTELGNLTTLRELYLGYYNVFDGGIPPALGRLRSLTVLDVSNCGLTGRVPAELGALASLDTLFLHTNQLSGPIPPELGNLTSLTALDLSNNALTGEVPRSLASLTSLRLLNLFLNRLHGPVPDFIAALPRLETVQLFMNNLTSRVPAGLGASAPLRLVDLSSNRLTGVIPETLCASGQLHTAILMNNFLFGPIPGSLGSCTSLTRVRLGQNYLNGSIPAGLLYLPRLSLLELHNNLLSGAVPSNPSASAASSSSQLAQLNLSNNLLSGPLPSTLANLTALQTLLASNNRIGGAVPAELGELQRLVKLDLSGNELSGPIPGAAVGQCGELTYLDLSRNNLSGAIPEAIAGIRVLNYLNLSRNALEDAIPAAIGAMISLTAADFSYNDLSGQLPDTGQLGYLNATAFAGNPRLCGPVVSRPCNYTEGAGGGVAGGVTTMTTRRGGALKLVLALGLLACSVVFAAAAVLRARSFRVDGGGGGEGRWRFTAFHKVDFGVAEVIECMKDGNVVGRGGAGVVYAGRTRSGGAIAVKRLQQSQQGQGDDRGFKAEVRTLGSIRHRNIVRLLAFCTNRDANVLVYEYMGGGSLGEVLHGNGKKRGASLAWERRYRIALEAARGLCYLHHDCSPMIVHRDVKSNNILLGDNLEARVADFGLAKFLFRRGSGGATDECMSAVAGSYGYIAPEYAYTLRVDEKSDVYSYGVVLLELVTGRRPVGPDFGEGVDIVQWAKRATAGRREAVPGIADRRLVGAPGDEVAHLFFVAMLCVQDNSVERPTMREVVQMLADEFPRHAASASAQTSPSTSTSSAAVAAPTPGGEESSSPDGGGKEPPPANCYKLFPDLLA; this is encoded by the exons ATGAGGCCCTCGCCACCTCTGCTCCTTCTCGCGCTCCTGCATTTCGCGCTCCTGtccaccaacgccgccgccgatGGCAATGGGACCGGGACCGGCGACCTGCGCGGCGACGCGATGGCGCTGCTCGCGCTCAAGACTGCGCTGGGCTGCCGCCCGGGCGCGCTGCGGTCGTGGTCGGCGGCCAATGCCGGGTCCGTCTGCTCCTGGACGGGCGTCCGGTGCGGCGCGGCCGGGCGCGTGGTCGCCGTCGACATCGCCAACATGAACGTGTCGTCCAGCGGCGCGGCGCCCGTCTCGGTCCTGCTGACGGGGCTCGGCGCGCTCGAGTCCCTCTCGCTGGCAGGGAACAGCATCGTGGGCGCCGTGGCCATCGCGTCGCCGCTCCCGGCGCTGCGCCACGTCAACGTGTCCGGGAACCAGCTGAGCGGCGCGCTCGACCTCGACGGCGGCTGGGACTTCGCCTCGCTTCCCGCGCTCGAGGTGCTGGACGCCTACGACAACAACTTCTCGTCCCCGCTGCCGCTCGGCGTCGCGGTACTCCCGAGGCTCCGGTACCTGGACCTCGGCGGCAACTACTTCAAGGGGGAGATCCCGTCGGCGTACGGCGCGATGCCCGCGGTGGAGTACCTGTCCCTCAACGGCAACAACCTGCAGGGCCGCATCCCGACGGAGCTCGGCAACCTCACCACACTCCGGGAGCTCTACCTGGGGTACTACAACGTGTTCGACGGCGGCATCCCGCCGGCGCTGGGGCGGCTGCGCAGCCTCACCGTGCTGGACGTCTCCAACTGCGGCCTCACGGGGCGGGTGCCCGCGGAGCTCGGCGCGCTCGCGTCCCTCGACACGCTGTTCCTCCACACCAACCAGCTCTCCGGGCCCATCCCGCCGGAGCTCGGCAACCTCACGTCGCTCACCGCGCTGGACCTCTCCAACAACGCGCTCACCGGCGAGGTCCCTCGCTCGCTGGCGTCGCTCACCTCGCTCAGGCTGCTCAACCTATTCCTGAACCGGCTCCACGGCCCCGTGCCCGACTTCATCGCCGCGCTGCCGCGCCTGGAGACGGTGCAGCTGTTCATGAACAACCTCACGAGCCGCGTCCCCGCGGGGCTCGGCGCCAGCGCGCCGCTCCGGCTCGTCGACCTGTCCTCGAACCGCCTCACCGGCGTCATCCCGGAGACGCTGTGCGCGTCAGGGCAGCTCCACACGGCCATCCTCATGAACAATTTCCTCTTCGGGCCCATCCCGGGCTCGCTCGGCTCGTGCACGAGCCTCACCCGCGTCCGGCTCGGCCAGAACTACCTCAACGGCAGCATCCCCGCCGGGCTGCTGTACCTGCCACGGCTCAGCCTGCTGGAGCTCCACAACAACCTGCTCTCCGGCGCCGTGCCGTCGAACCCGAGCGCGTCCGCCGCCAGTTCGTCTTCGCAGCTGGCGCAGCTCAACCTGTCCAACAACCTGCTGTCGGGCCCGCTGCCGAGCACGCTGGCCAACCTCACCGCGCTGCAGACGCTGCTGGCGAGCAACAACCGGATCGGCGGCGCCGTGCCGGCGGAGCTCGGGGAGCTCCAGCGGCTCGTGAAGCTCGACCTCAGCGGCAATGAGCTGTCGGGCCCGATCCCAGGGGCGGCCGTCGGGCAGTGCGGCGAGCTCACGTACCTCGACCTCAGCAGGAACAACCTGTCCGGCGCGATCCCCGAGGCGATCGCGGGCATCCGGGTGCTGAACTACCTCAACCTGTCGCGGAACGCGCTGGAGGACGCGATCCCGGCGGCGATCGGTGCCATGATCAGCCTCACGGCAGCGGACTTCTCGTACAACGACCTGTCCGGGCAGCTCCCGGACACGGGGCAGCTCGGGTACCTGAACGCGACGGCGTTCGCGGGCAACCCGAGGCTGTGCGGCCCGGTGGTGAGCCGGCCGTGCAACTACACGGAAGGCGCCGGAGGCGGCGTTGCGGGGGGcgtgacgacgatgacgacgcggCGCGGCGGGGCGCTGAAGCTGGTGCTGGCGCTAGGCCTGCTGGCCTGCTCCGTGGTGTTCGCCGCGGCGGCCGTGCTCCGCGCGCGGTCGTTCCgcgtggacggcggcggcggcggggaaggcAGGTGGCGGTTCACGGCGTTCCACAAGGTGGACTTCGGCGTGGCGGAGGTGATCGAGTGCATGAAGGACGGCAACGTGGTGggccgcggcggcgccggcgtcgtGTACGCCGGGCGCACCCGGTCGGGCGGCGCGATCGCGGTGAAGCGCCTGCAGCAGTCCCAGCAGGGGCAGGGCGACGACCGCGGGTTCAAAGCTGAGGTCCGGACGCTGGGCAGCATCCGGCACCGGAACATCGTGCGCCTGCTGGCCTTCTGCACGAACCGCGACGCGAACGTGCTGGTGTACGAGTACATGGGCGGCGGCAGCCTCGGGGAGGTGCTCCACGGCAACGGCAAGAAGCGCGGCGCGTCCCTGGCGTGGGAGCGGCGGTACCGGATCGCGCTGGAGGCGGCGCGCGGGCTGTGCTACCTCCACCACGACTGCTCCCCCATGATCGTGCACCGCGACGTCAAGTCCAACAACATCCTCCTCGGCGACAACCTGGAGGCCCGCGTCGCGGACTTCGGCCTCGCCAAGTTCCTCTTCCGCCGCGGCTCCGGCGGCGCCACCGACGAGTGCATGTCCGCCGTCGCTGGATCCTACGGCTACATCGCCCCTG AGTACGCGTACACGCTGCGGGTGGACGAGAAGAGCGACGTGTACAGCTACGGGGTGGTGCTGCTGGAGCTCGTCACGGGGCGCCGCCCCGTGGGGCCCGACTTCGGGGAAGGCGTGGACATCGTGCAGTGGGCCAAGCGCGCCACGGCAGGACGACGGGAGGCCGTGCCGGGGATCGCGGACCGCAGGCTTGTTGGCGCGCCCGGCGACGAGGTGGCGCACCTCTTCTTCGTCGCCATGCTCTGCGTGCAGGACAACAGCGTGGAGCGCCCCACCATGCGGGAGGTGGTGCAGATGCTCGCCGACGAGTTCCCGCGCCACGCGGCGTCGGCGTCCGCGCAGACGTCGCCGTCCACCTCAACCtcctcggcggcggtggcggctccGACACCGGGCGGGGAGGAGAGCAGCAGTCCCGACGGCGGCGGGAAGGAGCCGCCGCCGGCCAACTGCTACAAGCTGTTCCCGGACCTGCTGGCCTGA